The genomic region CTTGGGGAGTACAGTTAGTTGTCAAAAATACCCAGGGTGAGGAAGTTTATGCAACGAAGTACGCCTTTGCCCATTACACCGGACAAGATTCTCAGGGAGATGAGATAAAATTCGTCGTTGGCGCTCCCGGTATCATGAGCTTAACGCTGCCTAAATTAGAAAGTAGTACTCTGCCACCAGAGGTTGGTCAGGAATACAGTTGGGAGTTAGGACTGATATGCGACTACAATAGTCCATCCAGTTATGTCTATGTAGAGGGCAAATTCGAGCGCGTGGAACCTGATCCCAATCTGGTACGCCGCATCCAACAAGCAACGCCGGAACAGCGAGTGGCTATCTACGCCAAGGAACGACTTTGGTATGAAACCTTGAATACCTTAGTGGAACTACGTCGCGATCGCCCCAATGATCAGGGTTTGAAGGCGGCATGGAGCCAATTGCTCCGTTCAGTCGAACTCGAGCAAATTGTTGAAGAACCAGTAGCTCAGGGTGTCAAAACGAATCCGAATTAATCACTGAGTCACTGTCATGGTACATAAGCGACGTCCTTTTTATCGATTTTCTTTGGCTGTTGGGGTCAAACTGGCGCTATTTGCCGCAGGCTTTGCCCTGATCCACAGCCCCCAAATTCTCCAGGCTCAGGGAATCCCCCAAACCTGGACAACTAACAAATATGAACCGCCAAGGGGAATCGGCTCGGCGAACCGTGTCGAAGGAGGAGCAACCCGAAGTGCTGGAGGAAATTGCCCCGTTGTCGGTAAACCGTTAACGGCTTTAATGCCAAGCGATCGCTTTGGTACAACGGTTGCGGCTTATCCCAGCTTTTTTGTCTACCTACCAGCCTCACCCGATCCCAGTACACCCTTACCTGTGGATTTTGTTCTGGAGGATAGCGAGGGAAATCTCGTTTATCAAAGCCAATTCCGTACCAATGGCAAGTCAGGAATCATCACATTAAATCTACCCCACGACGTTAGCTTGTCACCCTTGGCGGTGGGTGAAGACTATCGTTGGACGTTCTCGATTCTCTGTCCGCCTGAGGACGAACGCTCTAATGATCTGGTGGTTGAAGGATGGGTAAGACGGGTAGCGATCGCTCCTACCCTAGAAACTCAGTTAGCGCAGGCATCACCGACAAAAAAAGTGGAACTCTATGCTGAGGCACAACTGTGGCAAGATACTCTAGCACAGCTTGTTGAACTGCGCCGCAATTATCCGAGTGATTCGGAGGTGGCGAATCAGTGGGTCAACCTTTTGAACGCGGCGGGACTTAGCAATCTGGTGGGTGAGTCACTCGCATCCCAGAATACACCTGTTGATGTACCCTTATCGTCGGTACAACCATAATCCTGGGAAGCACTACAACCTCTAAGAGAGGGGGGAATTCCCCGAATCGGTTAATACAATAACCTAATCTATTGTATCCGTTACCTGTAGGGACACGACATATCGTGTCCCTACAATTCATATAAAGCCTAATTTGTCAACTTTTTCTAGGGAACTTGGTAATCTCAGAAAACTATGGTTAAACTCGATAAAAATAGGGACGGCAATAAATAAGACAGTGCATCAATCCAACAACTGACTCGGTGGGAAAGACTCTAACTTGAAAGATTCTGACTTATCTTTTAGCGCCAACAGCAGTGTTATAGTAGTGTCACCCCCCGATCGGAGGATATTTACCACCAACCTATCAAGTTGAGCCAACCAGACGTTTAACCCAGTGAGAGGGAAAAGTATGGCAGAAATCAGTAAAGAACAAATGCGCGAGCGCCTAGGCAATATTGACCAGATCCGAGATATCATCTTCGGCGCTCAACTCCG from Coleofasciculus chthonoplastes PCC 7420 harbors:
- a CDS encoding DUF928 domain-containing protein — translated: MAWFTHSSRFTVALALTLGLVANVPAGVQAQLGGSPLSRDIPTEWEFTPPTGESDKPIAINRQGGGTRGPCVRGDQPPIALVPMSVGKTIAEYPTLSWYLPKNTAWGVQLVVKNTQGEEVYATKYAFAHYTGQDSQGDEIKFVVGAPGIMSLTLPKLESSTLPPEVGQEYSWELGLICDYNSPSSYVYVEGKFERVEPDPNLVRRIQQATPEQRVAIYAKERLWYETLNTLVELRRDRPNDQGLKAAWSQLLRSVELEQIVEEPVAQGVKTNPN
- a CDS encoding DUF928 domain-containing protein, which codes for MVHKRRPFYRFSLAVGVKLALFAAGFALIHSPQILQAQGIPQTWTTNKYEPPRGIGSANRVEGGATRSAGGNCPVVGKPLTALMPSDRFGTTVAAYPSFFVYLPASPDPSTPLPVDFVLEDSEGNLVYQSQFRTNGKSGIITLNLPHDVSLSPLAVGEDYRWTFSILCPPEDERSNDLVVEGWVRRVAIAPTLETQLAQASPTKKVELYAEAQLWQDTLAQLVELRRNYPSDSEVANQWVNLLNAAGLSNLVGESLASQNTPVDVPLSSVQP